The genomic window ATTAACTACCTATAACTTCTACAGATTTTAATCACTAGCTTTCTTCCAACATGATCTCCAGACCAAAGTTATGATAATCATCACTTCCTAACTGGCACCAAAGTAATGAATATCATAACTTCACGGCATGCGCACGTAAAGATCTATATTCCAGGAGCAGCCGGCTCGGTGCCATGAGTTAATTATTCAAGATCAGTGGGCTAATTTAACATTTGTCTTGTCTCTTTTCGAGTCAGTGAATCAAAGAATATAAAGGACACGGTGGAGGGGAGAAGTAGTTGTAATATTGGACTGGTGCAACAAAGCTTTGTGAGCCAAAGAGGTTACCTTTAATTAAGATATTCAGGGAGTATAACAAAACTGTTTGGTGAGAGCCGTATGCTTCGAACGCAATCCACGTGCTTCAACTGGTACCGTTCAGATTATTTTTTGTGGGGTAGCATAGGTACGGGCTATGTTCACATGGAATGTCTTTGCAATTATAAGTTGTCTTACTTTCGCTCTTTGCTCAAGAGAAAAGGATTTCTGCTCAAGTTCTTTTATCTGCGTGCATGGGGGATACCGTAGTGGGACACATCTGACAACTGCAGCTTTATCTAAGCGTCTTCTACACATGACATTTTCAGGAACAGCAAAAGTGGTTtccagtaattttttaaaaaatctttaacCGTGGCTCTTCCCAGCTTTCAGTCAAGAGTGTTTGCCTTTCTGCccaattttgtctctttggtGGGGCACTTCAGTAGTGCAACCTCTCTAAAAGTTGCTGTACCTCCaacaatatttcttttatttctccTTCACAAGAATGACAAAAAGATTTCCATGTTTTATTAACAGCTCATTTAATACAATCAGCACAAACAACGATCGTGACAACAAAATCACAGAAACCGTAAATCATATTCTTGCACTTTGAAGTGAAACACGCTTTATGCCAAAATCAATGGCTATCCAGgttcaaggaaatttttgatTAGTTCATCGAGTTTTTAACACCAACAGCATAAAAATTCAAACGCATACCAAAGGGTGAATTCATTCCCTTCACTAACTGAAGCTCGGATTTCGTTTTCGGTTTTTTTATGAACAATCTGAGACAAAACGAGACTACAGCTTACAAAGCCTCGAGGAAAAGACTGATTCAAAACTAGTGAAATAAGGGTTACGGTAGCGAATGAAGTAATGACTTCAAAAAATAATCCATCACAACTGAACGAACAGTTATCACCTtcctccgccatcttggatgcTGTCGGCCTTTAGAACTGAGGCCTTCTTTTTGGTGCCAATTAAGAAGTGACTATTATCATAACTTCGGTCTCAAAGTCATGTTGCTTCTTTCGGTCCCTTCCGTTGGAGTGAAAATTGTGTCCTGTCCCCATTTTCCAACGAATTCACTAAAAATTGCCTATCTACCGCTGAAACGTGTCACAATAAATCTGACCTGCGGGTTTCATCATTTGGATTGAGCTCTGTGGCCAAACGCGTGTGTAGTCGGGTTGCAGAGTTTTCCAAATAGCGGCGTCtctcaaataaaacttttggcGAGGTTTTGAAAATTAAGCAGTCAATTATGGCTAAACATGATGTTTTTTTATCGGTTTTTTTAATACTCCTGGTCTGTGAAACCTgtaccgcttaatacagggtatTTTTTAacatcaactcagctgatagcgtaaattggccaccgtaaagagtttcacgCTCAATACAGGTTCGACTTTTCCTTAAATCAAAAATAACACCGCCGATGTAAATTCTCGTTGTTACTAAGGAAGGCTACTAAATGATAGAAttatacataaataaataaatatatatatacatatatatatatatacatatatatatatatacatatatatatatatatatacatatatatatatatatatatatatacatatatatatatatatatatatatatatatatatatatatatatatatatatattaaagaTGAAGTATTTCTTGTACAAGTCCCGGCTTGAATAATCTTCTTGCTGTAAATGTTGAAGAACAGTCTTTAGAACCTTGCAAACACTACATCTCTTTCACAGGTTATTGTTTCATGGCAATAACTCCTCACTGCATCACTGTGCCCTCACTTTTGTTGGTAGACTTTTCATAATTCTCCCCAATCTTTCCCGTGGTTTAGTTAGTGGTTTTGACGAAATATTTCTTGGAGGATGAGGTTACAATGTGAATTGGTCTAAAATTAATGTTTCGAGTGTCAGCTtttcgtcagagtgaatggttcttattcgctctgacgaaggccTAACGCCTGAAACGTCAGCTCTAGAAACTccttacgatggccaatttacattatcgactcaggtgataaaaccaaatgaactGATTACTGCTCCGATCGATACAGCATCACAGTTCCTTTGAAAgttaccgtatttattcgattaaacgccgtggagtttattatattttttgtgATTCTAGTGCGGCGTTATTTCGATGGCGGCGTTTAATTAAAATCCAGTTCGTTTCTTGTAAACAGTTGTATGGTAACtcggcgtttaatcgaataaatacgaTACCTCATCTTTGCATTTGAGGATGAGGTTACTCGAAAACCTGGAAAGGAGTAGCAAAAAATGAGCCCACATACGCAGTCTTGTATCAGCGGGATCACGCTTCTCAACATACGGGACATCGCACTTTATTTCATCCTTTTCCATCGTTTTGGTGAGTGAGATTCATTTCGCTGAAAGTTTGTTGAAAATATCTTGTGGCATCAAAGAGCATCGTTAGCTTTCGTTTAATCAAAATTGATCGTAAACCAAGTTTAACTATCATTCCCTCCCCTTATCttctcattttaaaaaagtgtcACATTAAAAGCCAGTAATCCGTTGTTTTGCTTGCTCATGTCGTTCGTCTACAACGAAACTGAAATCTGTAATATTTTActtcgttgttgttgttctcAACAGTGAtacttcaaatttatttctgaaGTGACCGAACTCATTTTTATTCGCGGTGCTATTCAATGGCTTATGTCCTATTTGGACTTTAAAATCCGAATTCATTGTGACTTTGCAAAATCATGGTTGTAACCTTATAAGTAGTAAAATAACCTTGCATCATTTTCTCTTATACACCTACCAGAGCAGTCAAAATGGGACGGAGGCCGGCCCGTTGGTAAGTTTGCGTTTGCATTTTAAGTTTTTGTGTGTAATATTGAGGCCTACTTGTGATCTCCATGACTTGACATACCTTTGCTTATGTGAATGATCGAGCTACTGTTAATAGGAAGACTGTTGCTTTGGTTTGAGTAGACTTATGAGAAAACGTGAAATTTAAGTGGTAATACAGAACTCTGAAGTATCTTAGCTTTTTAGACCTGTGAGCTGTGAGTTTCTTATCAACAGACGTTATCTTCTCAAGTTTTGTCATCATAATTATTCTAACAAGcggttaaaaaaagaacattttatgTATGCTACTATATTACAACTCAAAATGTGTTTATTACACTAGCTGATTCACATTACTACTGCTTTTGCCAAGTTATATTCCTGTTTTATGGGCTTCCCATTTCTTAAtgataattttcccttttttagttACCGCTACTGCAAGAACAAACCATATCCTAAGTCACGCTTTTGCCGTGGTGTCCCAGGTAAGAAGTCTCTTCCATGTTTTGCTGAATATAATTCAACTTTAAAACGCCCTAGTCTATGGGCATCCCAGTGAGCAGTGCTTTGAATTCCGTCAACTAATtgggaaaacatttttttacctcaaacaAAACACTTGCAAAGAACTCTGAAGATCCATTCATATTCCAACAACATAGCCCAAGTAAAacttgaataaagggggtaagtttcttaagaaactttggtgctggGTCCGTGGGGGTGGGGAAgggtattacaaaataaaatggttttataaactgagttggtattgtaaattggtcactgtaGATAATTTCTTGAGATGATGTTTCAAGCATGAGCTGTTCATTAGctttatggtggccagtttacattttcaattcagttgataaaaccaaattatttagATAAAACTTAGttgaatatatttttcattcatgtctttgtCTTCACAATTGTGAAAAAACCATTCTTTCATTATAGGGAAGTGACTGCTCATAACTTTTttgtaaatcatttttcatGTAGATGCCAAGATTAGAATTTATGACTTGGGTCGCAAAAAAGCCCGTGTAGATGAGCTTCCATTGTGTATCCACATGGTGTCAGATGAGTATGAACAACTGTCTAGTGAAGCCCTGGAAGCAGCACGTATCTGCTGTAACAAATACATGGTGAAGAACTGTGGAAAGGATTCTTTTCATTTGCGCATGAGGCTGCATCCATTCCATGTTATCAGGATCAATAAGATGTTGTCGTGTGCTGGAGCTGATAGGTAAGTCTGATTACTTTTAAGATATGCGTCTGTTGgcagcaagaaaatgaaatgatatatttttcttgatttcatGCTGGCCCCTGAACAAAACTAACTTAAATAGTGGCAGTACCTACCAagccaaattttaaattaaagccCTTGGCATGGAAATGCAGGTTGTgctgttgtttggttttggGTGTAGGAATTTGGATGCAGGTTTCTTAAGTATCCTAAGTTCCCCTTTTTGACTTTTCATTCATTCTCAGGCATGTTTCTCAAGTTGCATTATAACAGACCTTATAACTCTTTCAGAGACCATTATGACAGTTGGTTAAAACTTAGGAAATATCAGTACTTTGATGGGGCTTTCaagtcaaataatttttttatgccTTGAACAATTAAAAGCGAAAAATGTCTTCATGTGCAAGTTTTCAAGTTGCTCAGCAAGTGACTGTGATAAATCTCATTTATCGATGGTTCCTTTTCCAACCAGCttaagcaaacaaaaattttagtGGAGGTCATTGTATATTGATCTAGTCTTAATTTCTGACCTAACTGATTTGTAATGTTAGAAACTTGAGGAGGAGAGAAatgcagtaattttttttcttgggaatAATTAAGATAGTGGCCTTCTAATTCAAAACATCaacacttaatttttttttgtttcattagcAACCAGCAGTAATCATTTGTTTTAAGTAGTTGTAACAAACATAGCTTCAGTTACAAGTCTTGGTGTGGTTCTTTTTCTAGGCTCCAGACAGGTATGCGTGGTGCCTTTGGGAAGCCTCAAGGCACTGTGGCACGCGTCAACATAGGCCAAGTCATCATGTCTTTGAGAACAAAGGATGGTAACAAGGCAGCTGCCATTGAAGCCTTAAGAAGAGCCAAGTTCAAGTTTCCAGGAAGGCaaaaggtaaaataatttttagacaTTTCCACATTTAGCAGGCCCTCTTGGCTAGGAAATGACAGGTTATGAGAAGATTACAATTCCCCTTTGACAAGCTCTGAATTCAAGCAATTACCAGCCACATTTCCAATACAAGTATTTAATGGTACCATGAATTATGTTCAGTTAAAATGCACTTTGcagtgttgaaaaaaaataaatcttgaagCCTAAGAGCCTTGAAGATGCAGAAAAACCAACATCATGTAGGGGTGGCTTAACTCATATGACTCTTCTATGTTGAGTTGAAAAAACTGTtgatatcaaatgaatatgaaagcaatccttgcagttatgaacacaacttaagtagtagtgaaaatatggcctttaaaaaaaatcaggctaCTAGGGgattgaacccatgacctctgcaatactggTGCAGGTCATGGTTTCAAATCCTGTACAAGCCCAAATTTGTTTGGGGGCCTAATTTTCACCACTACTTATTCATACATATTCATAGCTGTGAGGATCACTtccatatttgtttcttcaactctagttcacatatatgattttcacatatttacaGTCATCTGTTGATATCAGTTTAAAAGTGCTATGACAGTTGAAGGTCATCTCTTTTTGTTACTTGGTTGAGATCAGGCTTGTAAATAATAACTTTTCACTCAAGTGTTAACATTTgataaaatcttaaataaagcaaaaacattATCAAAACTGTGCCATCTTCTAAAATTGTCCTAGAGCAATCTAAAAGCAATGTCTGGGTGTTGAAAGTTGACAGAAATTGAGCACTTGATCAAGGTGGCTCTCTGAACAGCTCTAATATTGTTATCAAAGTTAAATAAACTCTAAACatagacaatttttttcctatataGATATATGTGTCTAAGAAGTGGGGATTCACCAAGTTTGATCGTGAAGTTTATGAGGAGTGGCGTGCTTCTGGCAAGCTTATACCAGATGGAGTAATTGCAAAGTACATGGCAGATCACGGTCCCCTTGCTGCCTGGAAGAAACAGCATGCAGCCTAACTTGTGCAAACATGTGAATAACAGAAATTAAAACTCCATGTTAATTATACAGCAGTTGTTTTTTGCTCTTATTTAAATACCAGGAAGCATACTAGCTTGATTGTCAGGGGTGGGCAGGTAGGCTTTCAACGGGTTTATACTGTTTGGTTACAGGCTGGCACCCGTTGTAGtaagaattgattttaaaaattgtattcCTTCAATGTAGCATCAGACACACTTCTAGAGGAGCAATAAAAATAGCCCCACAGGTTTTTGCAAACCCTAAAGAAGGAGTCAGTATAAATCACCCGTTTTGCAAGGTCCTTCACTGACATTTTTTTATGACCCTACAGACATACACATGGAGTATTTAATCTCAATGAGAAAGTTAATCTATGTTGGAGGTTGAAAGCGTTTCAAGTGAACCGTGCTATTGCACTCAGATGTAGATGAGATGTTAAAAGTCAAGACCCTGTTTGACAGAGAAACCGTAGAGTGAACATAAATTTTCACACAGCAAGGGTTAGTCATCGCAACGGGCTAACGAGGAAGggagttgggggggggggggttgatcCTGCAAACTTCTCTCGTTTTCCCCTCTTTGACCTTGCATTTCTCGACCTCCCTGTCCCTCCCATCTTACACCGACCAAGCGGGCAATAGTATCTCTATCGTAGCATTCTACAAAGTGACGCTTAGAGTGCTGTACGCGTTTGGTAACCCAGTAGCGAGTTGTTACCGGGCGGCGGATGATGCTGAATGGtacaatttttgttaaaattttgttatagcAGGATATTGAGCGCGTACGGTATGGCGTTGACGATAGTTTGGCCGGCTCCTTCATGACACCGTCCAACAATGTTGCACGATAAAGTTTTCCTACGTGCTGCAGATAGTCATACACTTGTTTACATTTGTTCTTGAATCTTTGTAAATTACTGGattagacagaaaaaaaaccattgtaGATTAAACTTGCCCTGAAACGCCCTTGTCGAGCGCATACTGATATTTTTCAGATAGTCACCAGTTGGTTcgataattgttcttttttcccTGTCGGGGTGACAATTGACCGCCCTTGATTGTATTCTTACTAGTTCTTCGAACTGAAAagaacaacttttatttttttttctcagttcgtgagcgggcggtattctacaaatcctgcaatctgattggttccaaGAGCGGGCAGTATTTTCCCCATCCGGCCCGCTCACAGCGGGCGGTATCCgatccttttaaaaaaatgtttcaaagttttcttggaagccttttaaatcaccttttaaTATCATTGCGCAAAtaatggtatttctgacgaatgagtctgcgaataaggcagaaataaatattttgtcggcacgagatacgacaaggcctgggccttaggcccgagcatcatgggtaatgatgcagtggtatataagggaaagtatagcacgtgatgtccatctaggcctcagaaccaaccgttcacctctggctgatgacaaatttattttagtttgaaaacatattttctttagctgtgaagcctcgtaggatgggctgccaactgctctgagtttgggccatggttcctacccagatttcctgtcatgttttttccccaaaggggttttttctggcaggttttttctggcctctatataaccgtagttatgtccttgtaagcggttgcccatctctgttaatccagacttagtgaagtttgcatgttagtaatgtataccttttttttgtaatgtgtaaggaattgactgtatatcaggattgtatatggtatatcagttgcaaatatatgtatgtatgcattcCCTGGGctatatatgcctcgggttggttctcggcaggcttgcctaaataaacttatttggtgtacactactgtgttacttattgtgtagtggagacaaaataatatgttttgatgaaacctctctctttcatttgcattgccCTTGTTTTCTCTACCATCTACTCGCTCATAAATTGTTCTGTTTCTGGAGAATCTTGCCGTAATTGCAGCCCTTTATCATTCAGGTTCTTTTCGCaaccatttgttaggttttagaaaaagataaaaattttattcaccagccaaggtcggtccgtattgagaaaaactgtgccctctgacTTGTGTAGcgccctcggcctacggcctcgggcggtatccaagacctcgggcacaATTTTTCCCAATACGAACCTCCCgtctggtgaataacatatatattTTGTGTAGAAGGTCAGTGATTCTCGAATCTTTTATTGCGTGGCGACGagttttatatcattttttGCCGCAAAATGTGAATGGACCATTTACATTCCTTGAAAAAAGTTGCAGGtcccaaaaaaaaatcctgaaataACAGTTGCGACGTCTTTTTACCTCTAGAAGTAACGTCAACTTTAATTCATTAGGTGTACAATCGCATAGCCAATAAAATTTTCGGAATCTGATTGCCAGACTTACAGTTCTTGTACCGTTCGGTAACCCACCAAACAACGCTCGCAAAAGCCCTGttaatatttaataaatttgaatgatttttttccctgcCATTAGACAACAGATTTGAcgcataaaatgaaaaaatgggacaaaattgcttttatgaTCCTTATTTAACTTTAGTTGTCACAAAGTGTACCCACAGGtttcaaaattgtaattaaTAAATGACAACTATATGTACCGAGAAAGAGGAGGTAGATATGACAACTGGGTGCCAAGAAGGATTTGTATAAACGTCAACTTTTACCAATAGGGAGAATAATTGAATCTGCATAATCTACACAAGCTTGATAAGCTTAAGTGGCAGAGCAAAAATTACTTTCGTTCGAACAATATCTGTAGCTTATATAGGCCAGAAATTAAAGTGATGAAAATCATTCGCAGAAAGCGATTTCTTTCAACCGCCTCGCTAGCTTCCTTGCAGATTGGGTGAACTTTGTTGGATCTATGATATATACAGTTTAATCTaccgttctgattggttaatttcTACATCAGTATGTCTCTGTTCGCGCGCTTCGCGATAGGTTCGGCGCTAAATAATTTACAATGTTCAGTTTTCTATAATAATCTACAAAACGTAGAGACATGAAGGAATTCCTTTAATCAAACTTCTTGTTTCAGTATGCTGCCCGGTTGTTCagtcattcaattttttttctcataattgAAATGATGTTACGAAACGTTGCGGTTTTAGTT from Pocillopora verrucosa isolate sample1 chromosome 8, ASM3666991v2, whole genome shotgun sequence includes these protein-coding regions:
- the LOC131779940 gene encoding large ribosomal subunit protein uL16, encoding MGRRPARCYRYCKNKPYPKSRFCRGVPDAKIRIYDLGRKKARVDELPLCIHMVSDEYEQLSSEALEAARICCNKYMVKNCGKDSFHLRMRLHPFHVIRINKMLSCAGADRLQTGMRGAFGKPQGTVARVNIGQVIMSLRTKDGNKAAAIEALRRAKFKFPGRQKIYVSKKWGFTKFDREVYEEWRASGKLIPDGVIAKYMADHGPLAAWKKQHAA